AGGGAAGATCGGATCGAGAGACTCTTAAAAAGCGTCAGGCTCAACAGCGTCACACAGAAAGTCGGCGAGTACTCGAGGGGAATGAACCAGAGACTCGGGCTCGCCCTTGCACTTTTAAACGACCCGAAGGTCGTGATCCTTGACGAACCGACCGCAAACCTGGACCCGGAAGGAGTACTCAGGTACAGGGAGATCATAAAAGAGCTTGAAAAAGAAGGCAAAACAGTCCTCATATGCTCCCATATCCTCTCCGAAGTCCGGGCGGTCTGCACGACACTCGGCATAATATCCCAGGGAAGACTCGTTGCAAAAGGGTCCGTCGAAGAGGTCGAAGACGAACTCATCAGGCAGAGCGGAACGAGGCAGAAGATCGTTGTCAAATCCATAAACCCGGAACTTTACGAAGAGATCGAATCGATCAAAAACCCCGACATCCTTGAAATAGAAAGGACAAAGGACGGGATCGAGATCTCCGTCGAAAGTGACATCAGGCCACTTCTTGCAGAAAAACTGAAAGATCACTGCTCCGGTATAACCGAGATGTACCTCGACCGCCCCGGACTTGAAGATTTATTCCTCAAGGTTTACAGGAGGGAATAGAGATTGGATCTTGCAAGACTTGCAATAATTTCGCAAAAAGAATTCTCCGATCATATCAGGAGCAGAAGGCTCATATTCATCCTGATAATATTCTGCCTTATCCTGGGCATTAAAGCGGCAAACGGTGTAGCAGATTACAACGAATCGCTTGAAGCATATAAGTCAGGAACAGGCTCTCTGGTGATCTTCCTTCCTTCAGCAGTGGAGGTCTTTTCTGAGATCGTAAATGCGATTGGCTCAGAAGGATTTGGTTTAATAGTGGGCCTGGCACTTGGCTTCGATCTTCTATCAGGGGAAAAGGAAGGCAGAACATTAAAGACCATACTATCCCGGCCAATTTATCGTGACGAACTCATAAACGGGAAGGCCATCGGCGGAATTGCAGCTCTTATTTTAATCTCGGCCACAGGATTTTTTATAGTCCTCGCGGTTATGCTCGTGCTTGGAATTGTGCCGGATTTTGATGAATTGTTTGGGATAGGGATTCTCTGGATTCTGACGCTCCTGTTTATGATAACGGCATTTTCACTTGCACTGATGACCTCGGTCATCACAAAAACCAGCAGTAATTCCCTGATCCTTTCGCTTGCCATCATCTTCCTGATATTATTCGTCCTGCCTTTGGGAGTGAACAATATTGCAACAGAATTATTAATCGGCCAACCACCGTTGCCTTCATCTGATTCATTTAGCTCTGGCATGTATGAATATCAGGAAAAACAGAAAGAATACTACGATGAAAAAAATGCCATTATCGACCTGTCTACATCAATATCCATAAAAGAGGTATACGAAGATATTACACTCCCTATTGTTGCACCGTCCTCTTATCAGATAAGTATGAATTTGAGAAATTCAAACGATCCCTTCAGCTCTGCCACGTCTGAAAAACCAGGCGTGTGGTCACTTGTCAGCGATCAATTTGGAAAACTCATCATATTCATAATGTGGCCTGTTATCTTCTTCGGAATTGCCTATGTCAGGTTCATGAGGTTGGATCTGAGATAACGCAGGGGGGAATTATCAAAATGGATTTTAGCAGAATTAAACTGATTGCAATAAAAGAAGCACAGGATCATATCACGAGTCTTCGTTTTCTCGGGCTGTTGTTCCTCCTGATTGCATTATGTACAATTCAGGTTTTATCGGAAATAGAGAATTATTATTACTTAATTGAATATTATAGCAATGCACCTTTTCTTGCCGCAGATCGAATATATGTTCTTTCAGATCTGCCTTATTCGATCAATATCTTTACAGGGATAAGCAATTCCATAGATATCGGGGTGTACGGACCAATTATTGCGATTGCACTAGGCTTCGATCTTATAACAAAAGAAAGGGAAGCAGGCACATTAAAAACTATGCTGTCGGTTCCCGTATACAGGGACGAGGTCATAAACGGAAAAGTGCTCGGGGGTATTATCGTAATAATAATCGCTGTAACTGTTCTTTTTGCTCTTGAATTTGCACTCCTTTTATTAAGCTCGATTGTCCCCGGAATAAGTGAGTTGGGTTATTTTTTTGCATTCTGGGTGATTACAATCCTGTATTTGTCCGGGATTTTCATAATGTCCGTAATGATCTCGACTGTTTCAAAGTCAAGCGGAATGTCGCTTATTTTTTCAGTTCTCACATTTCTGGTCCTGATAAACCTGATATTTACGATCGGGAACTTTACTTCAGATTACGTCCTTTCCGATCCTATTGGCGAATATAAAAATCCTGATGAGAATGATCACGACTTATATGAAATGTCGGTGGTTTACAATGAAAACAAGGAGACTATCCACCGTATTGCTTCTTATCTCTCCTTCAGGATGAATTATTATGAGATATCAAGTGTTTTATTAAGACCGCAAGAGCTGTTGGAATTTGAGGATGTGGAAAGTTACGACAGAACTCTGCCCCCTGTGGGAGAAGTGCTTGCTTCCATGTGGGGTTATATTCTCTTCCTGGTTGCATACCCTATTGTCTTTTTCGGAATAGCATACGTGAAATTCATGAGGATGGATCTCAGGTGACTGCGATATGAAGAATCAAATTCAAAATGCAACAGAGTAGCCATTCACAGAAAAAATGAATCACCCGGGAGTGATTCACCTCAGCCTTTTTTTAAAGTTTGCAATACGCACAAGTTAGATCTGCAGATCGTTTTTCCGCCCGCCCGGTCCGTCAACGAAGAAATATTCGTATCGGCTTATCGGGGAGAATTCACAGTCGATAAGAAAACGAAATGATAAAACCTGCACATGTAACAAATAGTTACATAGAATCCGCCGGCATGTAACAGATCGTAACAGTTATTGATTCTCCCCGCTACAATATGTAACATGTCGAAGGTAATCCGGATAGACGAGGATTCGATAGAGATTGCGATGAAATACGGAAAGTCGATAAGCGAGGGGATCAGGACGATGGACAAGATGATTCACAACAGCAGCAGGAATACGATCGACGCCGAGGACATCAGGAGAGTAGTAAGGGAAGAGCTTGAATCCTTCGGGAGATACTGAGTTTGAGCCACGAATTAAAAATCTCGATCGGTCCCTCCCACTTCCGCTACAGAATCTGCGAGCGGATGAAAGAGATCGGAAACTCCGTATACTATCACGAGATCCTCGGGAACCCGGAAATCGTCCTGTTCCATATAAAATATAAAGGCAAAAATCCCGAAAGAAGGATCATGGAGATCATAAAAGAGGCTTCCCCGGGATTTTTCTATCTCCCGTACGTGATAAACGGTTACGTGAAACAAACACCGGATAAAAGATACGGACTATCGCTTCAGGTGCAGGCGTCCGGGGAGATCTGCGAACTGTGCACGGAACTGGAAAGACTTCTCATTTCGGAAAAATTCGAATTCAGGAGTATGATGACCGGCAGCAACATACTCTATATCCCGGTGATCGAATACTCCGGCATAATAGATGCCGAAATTATCCACAGGCATGCATCGCAAAAAAACAACGGCATCGTCACCCGGCTCCTGTCACGGGCAGGGAAAACCCCGCAGTACAGGATCAGGGACTTCATCCTGCCTGCGGAGAGCATTCACATCGAACTCTCGGACGAAAACGGTCTCCGGAAGACCTACGATCTCGTCAGGAAAAGATGGTCCGACAAAAATCCGACGGGCAGCAGGTCGGGAGACGGCTTCGAAGGATTCCGGAGACTGAGAAATTACGAATCCGGCGAGACGGCATTTTCAGAAAAAGACGAGATCTATCTTCTCTCAGATCTCCACCTGGGCCACAGCGACATAATCTGGGGCGCCGCACGCCCATATCCGCCCGGCGATTGGAAACGAATGGACAAAGTGCTCATCAATAACTGGAACAACATCATCAAACCTTCCGATACGGTATATTATCTCGGCGACCTCACCTACAATCTCGACCGCAGAACCTGCGATTACTACCTCTCCAAACTCAACGGGAATATCGAATTTATAAAGGGAAACCATGACGGATCTATGGAAGGTCTGCCGGAGCAGATGACGATAAGTTATTCCGGGCGGGATTTTCTGCTTGTCCACGACCCCAAGTCCAGGCCCGAAGGTTATCACGGGTGGACGATCCACGGGCATGTCCACAACAGCAGGATTTCGGATTATCCTTTCATCGATTTTACGAACAAAACCATAAATGTCTGCTGCGAACTGACCGGTTATCACCCGATTAAACTCGGGGAGATTAGTGGTTTGATTGATTTGTATGAAAAAGGGGAGATCAGTGCAGAAAGTTTTTTGCTGTACGAGGATTTTTTGAAAATTTGTAAGGGCATTAGCCCCTGACGGGGCAGCCCTATGCTCAGTTCGCTACGCGAACTTTCGCAATCGTGATAACCCGGCCTGGACGCTACCCAGCCGGGTAGCCTCGGCCGGGAGAGAGATCTGTCGTAAACGTAAAGTAAGTTAAAAAAACATCAGGAGATCATCCGAGATTATCAGATAATAAAGATTTCGCGGAGCGGGAGGGATGCTCGTCCATCCCGACTGCGACTTATCGCCATGAAGGGGAGGGTCACAGGGAGGGGGAATCTTCCCCCTCCCTGTATTATTTAGATTTAGAAATCCTTTTTTTGGAAATTTATAGAGGCAAAACCCCCCAAATTAAAAAAACGCTGTATATAAATTAATTAAAAAAAACTGTTGTGTGTATCATATTAAACCAGCCTCCTTCATGTCTTTAGATACCTCAACCAACTTCTCCAACTTCCTGTTCGCATCGGATAACTCAGGTATTGCCTTGCTCAAAGGCCATCTAAGCAACTTAAAAGTGTTTTCCTCAAAATCAGATTCGTGCTTTACAATATCATCATTAACTTCCAGGATCTGCTCCATAGCCCTTTTAAATTTTGCCGCCGTTTTTTCAATATCCAGTTTTTCAGTGCTAATATCCAGTCCCATTGTCCATCAATCCATTCAGTTATTTTTCTAATTGTCCGGGATACTCCATAAATATTGGCGACTTTGATCCGGGAAATCCTTCAACCTGAAAATTTCATAAAATGAACCGGTTACCAAATTTCGTTTTGGGAATAAAAAACGACATTCATCACATAAATCCCTTATTAAGAAATTTGAAAATCATTAATTCATCCAATATTCCGGACAGGTGATTTAATGAAAAAGCATTATCAGAAGATTCCGCTTTGTATACTGGCTGCATGTATGATTTTCGTGATTCTGACAGCAGGATGTACATATAACGGCCCAAACCCACTGGAGAGCACCCCGGCCACACCGACGAATTCCGTAACAGCAGAAACTACGCAGTCAGTTCAGTCAGGAAGCACACAACCCGCAGTCTCGTGGAAGGACTTCTATCCCGATCATACCGAACAGGAAAAATCTCAATTAATCGAAGAAGCGAAAGGCGAGGTCATGAGTACTTTCCCGGACCTGGACAAATCAACGCTGAACGGGAACTGGGTTGAGCACTCAAGAATTACCGACGACGGTCTGGAAGAGATCGGCCGACCGTATATTAAATTCGAAGGTATCAAATCCACCTCTGATGACGAAAAATATGCAGTTTTCGTCGACCCGGAATCAATGAAGATAATATATTATACTCCGTATAGCGGCAGCCACACCGAACCTGTAATCTCTTTCAATGAGGCAAAGGAAAAAGCGATCGATTTCATAAGAGAGACACAGGGTGACGACTCAATAGCTGATGATCCCGACACGTACATATATACTGTAAACTGCTACGAAAGAGATGAATTCGGCCTGCCTGTTGCTCTTGTTAATATCTATAAAAAAAGTAATGGAATAACATATACAGACAATTACGTCATGGCCGAATATGATATGAATAAAGACAATATTGAAAGATACCACGACAATTTAGCAAATTCAGAACTTCTTTCAGGACTTACAACACTTTCGGCACAACCCGAGATCAGCTTTGACGAAGCAGTGAATCTGGTAGAGGATAAAATCGCTGAAAAATATAACCTTGATGAGATAGGTGTAGAATACTCCGAAGTTACTCCATATGACAGCTATCTGTTATGGTGGGATGACGACAATATCGTTTACGCTGACGATCCCGACCCGGTTCCACTGGTATGGTATGCGGGAATTAGTGATGAGAACAGTCGCGAAGAGTCCCAGGAAACCGGTTTGCCTGCCAGATGTGGTGCATTTATAGTCGATGCACATACCGGGGAGATCTACAGGCTCGTATACGGAGATATAAAAATCAAAACTTACGGTTATATGGGGTAAAAATCCTCCTCTGTCTCCATTTTAACGTGCGGGAGATAGATCAACAGGACGTTAGAATAATCATCCGTAATTTTCAGATAACAAAGGAATTCACGGAGTGGTGAAGAGGGCATAAGCCCCTGCCGGGGAATAAAAAACGACATTCATCACATAAATCCCTTATTAAGAAATTTGAAAATCATTAGTTCATCCCACATTCCGGACAGGTGATTTAATGAAAAAGCATTATCAGAAGATTCCGTTTTGTATACTGGCTGCATGTATGTTTTTCGTTATTCTGACATCAGGATGTACATATAACGGTCCAAACCCACTGGAGAACACCCCGGCCACACCGACGAATTCCGTAACAGCAGAAACTACGCAGTCAGTTCAGTCAGGAAGCACACAACCGACAGTATCATGGAAAGACTTCTATCCCGATCATACCGAACAGGAAAAATCTCAATTGATCGAAAAGGCAAAAGACGAGATTCTGAGAGTCTTCCCTACGGTGGATAGATCAACGCTCAACGGAGAGTGGGTTGAGCATGCAAGAACCAACGGCGCAGGTACAGAAATGATAGGTAGTCCGTATATCGATTTTGAAAATTTGGAATTTTCATCAGGAGAAAACAGGGAATTTGTAATAGAAGTAGATCCCGAATCAATGAAGGTAATATATTACTCTCCGTATAAAGGCACTTATTCTTCGGCTAAAATTACCTATGGTGAGGGAAAAGAAAAGGCAGTCGAGTTCATAAAAAAAGCACAGGGAGGAGATTCGATTGCTGATGATCCTGATGCCTACACTGTTATGAAGAATGAATATGCATCAGGTGGGAGACCTATGGCATCTGTTTCATATTATAAAAAATTTAATGGAGTTCCATATGAATCTAACAGAGTTTCGGCAGAATATGATCTGAGCCGTGACAAGGTAGAGAGATATTTCGATTATACAGCAAATCCAGGACTCCTATCAGGATTAACTACGTTATCACCCGAACCTGATATTACTCTTGAAGAAGCAAAACAGATCTTTGAAAATAAAATTTCTGGAAAATATGATCTTGATGAGTTAGAATTAGAATACTCTGAAACTAGTTCGTTTGACACCTATCTCTTATGGTGGGATGACGACAATATTGTTTATGCCGACGATCCCAACCCGATACCTCTGGTATGGTTTATTACATGTAGCGATAAGGATAGTCGCGAAGAATATGAAGAAACAGGTGTTTCCCCAGAATCTGGGGCATTTATAATCGATGCACATACCGGAGAGATCTACTGGCTTAAATATGGAGAAATATCTATCAAAAAATATTTATCCTAAATTATGGTTATACAAGTTAAGAATCCTCCTCATTCCTTTTTTAATATGTAGACGATCGTTCAATAAGACGTTTTTAGGATCAGTCGGAAATCTTTCATGATAAATTAAATCGATCAGGTTCAAATTCCAAAATGGTGGTTTTATGAAAAAAATACTAAATGAATTTTCAATTATTTTGGTCGCTGTGGTTATAGTGTTCACAATTTTCGCTTCGGGTTGCACAGTTAATAATTCAAACCAGCATGAAGTTACTCCTTCTCCAGGCATTACTTCTTCAGCAACTGAAATTCCGCAAACGGCACAATCAGGGATCACTAAACCTTCGGCCAACTGGAAGGATTTCTATCCAGAATATAACGAGTACGACGGCCAGACCAGACAGGAATTGATCGAAGAGGCAAAAGACGAGATTATGAGACTGTTCCCAAACGTTGACAGGTCAACTCTGAACGGTCAATGGCAGGAACACGTTTACACATACACGAGTATTGCATACGGTTACCCGGTCATCGTTTTTGAAAATGCAGACTTCACATCTGATAATTTCATGGCTTTACAGGAGGAGATGTCAAACGGAGATTCATCAAGGATTCAGAGAAATCTGGTGAGAATTGTTTATGATCCCAAATCAGAAAAAGTTCTTGATTTCGGCTCTTATGGCTATAGTACGCCTCCGGCAAGCGCAGAGAGACGAGTAACTTCTGAAGAGGCAAAAGAGAAATGTTTAAACTTAATCAAAAAAGTAAAAGGAGAAGATTTTGTTAACAACGAAATGAACGATTATTCAATTATCTTTACAGATCTAGAAGCAGAAGATAATCAAGGAGAAGTAATCGTTGAGTTAGAAGGTTATCCATATGAAAATGTCCCGTATCTCAACGGTGGAATATTCGTTGATTATAATTTAGTCCTTGATGAAGTTCTTGGTTATTCAGATTGCACCTATGATCCGGAACTTCTGGCAGCGCTGACTACACTATCCCCAGACCCGGAAATTAAAACGCTTGAAGAGGCAAAGGGAATATTCGAAGCGAAAGTCGCGGAGAGGTACCCGGGAGAGGTAGATATTGATTACAGAACAGATGAAGGTTTTACAACAAACGCACTCGTATGGGATAATATTCCAAAGAATATTTTTTCAGACAATCCCGAGCCTTTCAAACTGGTATGGTATCTTGTATTTAATTCAGGTAATGCCAGAAGGGAGGCGGTAATCGATGCTCACACGGGAGAGATCACATACCTCAGGTACAAGGATATCGATATCGATACCTATGACTGAAAATCAAAATTGATTCTCACTTTTTTTAATAATCTAAATTTTTTCCAGGCAGTGATATGTAGACGATCGTTCAATAAGACGTTTAAATAATTATATGCAATTTTTCACCGGGATAAGAAGTAATAATCTTTTTTCAATGGAGTGATGTCTCAGATAAAATGAATTCAGGCAAAATGAAAGTTCAACATTTCCCACATAAATCGCATATAAATGAAGTCAAAGATTGTTTGATCACATAAAGCAACCCTTTACAATAAAATCCGATTGCATACGGGGGTAAAAAATGATAAAAACCGAAAACCTCACCAAGGAATATAACGGAAAAAACGCGGTCGACAACCTCAACCTCGAAGTTGGAGACGGAGAAGTCTTCGGGTTCCTCGGCCCGAACGGAGCTGGGAAGAGTACGACCATCCTGATGCTCACGGGAATGATCGAGCCCACATCCGGCACATGCACGATAGAAGGAGTAAACGTCGCAATAAACCCGCTCAAGGGAAAAGAGATCCTCGGCTACCTCCCGGAGGATGTCGGGTTTTACAGGAATCTCACCGGTTATGAAAACCTCGACTACCTCGGGAAGTTCTACCCGATAGAAAAAAGGGAGAGGGAAGATCGGATCGAGAGACTCTTAAAAAGCGTCAGGCTCAATGGGGTCACACAGAAAGTAGGCGAATATTCGAGGGGAATGAACCAGAGGCTCGGGCTCGCACTTGCACTTTTGAACGACCCGAAGGTCGTGATCCTCGACGAACCAACCGCAAACCTGGACCCGGAAGGAGTACTCAGGTACAGGGAGATCATAAAAGAGCTTGAAAAAGAAGGAAAGACAGTTCTCATCTGCTCCCATATTCTCTCCGAAGTCCGGGCGGTCTGCACGACACTCGGCATAATATCCCAGGGAAAACTCGTTGCGA
The window above is part of the Methanolacinia paynteri genome. Proteins encoded here:
- a CDS encoding ABC transporter ATP-binding protein, which codes for MIFTKNLTKEYNGKNAVDNLNLEVGDGEVFGFLGPNGAGKSTTILMLTGMIEPTSGTCTIEGVNVALNPLKGKEILGYLPEDVGFYRNLTGYENLDYLGKFYPIEKSEREDRIERLLKSVRLNSVTQKVGEYSRGMNQRLGLALALLNDPKVVILDEPTANLDPEGVLRYREIIKELEKEGKTVLICSHILSEVRAVCTTLGIISQGRLVAKGSVEEVEDELIRQSGTRQKIVVKSINPELYEEIESIKNPDILEIERTKDGIEISVESDIRPLLAEKLKDHCSGITEMYLDRPGLEDLFLKVYRRE
- a CDS encoding ABC transporter permease, yielding MDLARLAIISQKEFSDHIRSRRLIFILIIFCLILGIKAANGVADYNESLEAYKSGTGSLVIFLPSAVEVFSEIVNAIGSEGFGLIVGLALGFDLLSGEKEGRTLKTILSRPIYRDELINGKAIGGIAALILISATGFFIVLAVMLVLGIVPDFDELFGIGILWILTLLFMITAFSLALMTSVITKTSSNSLILSLAIIFLILFVLPLGVNNIATELLIGQPPLPSSDSFSSGMYEYQEKQKEYYDEKNAIIDLSTSISIKEVYEDITLPIVAPSSYQISMNLRNSNDPFSSATSEKPGVWSLVSDQFGKLIIFIMWPVIFFGIAYVRFMRLDLR
- a CDS encoding ABC transporter permease, coding for MDFSRIKLIAIKEAQDHITSLRFLGLLFLLIALCTIQVLSEIENYYYLIEYYSNAPFLAADRIYVLSDLPYSINIFTGISNSIDIGVYGPIIAIALGFDLITKEREAGTLKTMLSVPVYRDEVINGKVLGGIIVIIIAVTVLFALEFALLLLSSIVPGISELGYFFAFWVITILYLSGIFIMSVMISTVSKSSGMSLIFSVLTFLVLINLIFTIGNFTSDYVLSDPIGEYKNPDENDHDLYEMSVVYNENKETIHRIASYLSFRMNYYEISSVLLRPQELLEFEDVESYDRTLPPVGEVLASMWGYILFLVAYPIVFFGIAYVKFMRMDLR
- a CDS encoding metallophosphoesterase, whose product is MKEIGNSVYYHEILGNPEIVLFHIKYKGKNPERRIMEIIKEASPGFFYLPYVINGYVKQTPDKRYGLSLQVQASGEICELCTELERLLISEKFEFRSMMTGSNILYIPVIEYSGIIDAEIIHRHASQKNNGIVTRLLSRAGKTPQYRIRDFILPAESIHIELSDENGLRKTYDLVRKRWSDKNPTGSRSGDGFEGFRRLRNYESGETAFSEKDEIYLLSDLHLGHSDIIWGAARPYPPGDWKRMDKVLINNWNNIIKPSDTVYYLGDLTYNLDRRTCDYYLSKLNGNIEFIKGNHDGSMEGLPEQMTISYSGRDFLLVHDPKSRPEGYHGWTIHGHVHNSRISDYPFIDFTNKTINVCCELTGYHPIKLGEISGLIDLYEKGEISAESFLLYEDFLKICKGISP
- a CDS encoding ABC transporter ATP-binding protein → MIKTENLTKEYNGKNAVDNLNLEVGDGEVFGFLGPNGAGKSTTILMLTGMIEPTSGTCTIEGVNVAINPLKGKEILGYLPEDVGFYRNLTGYENLDYLGKFYPIEKREREDRIERLLKSVRLNGVTQKVGEYSRGMNQRLGLALALLNDPKVVILDEPTANLDPEGVLRYREIIKELEKEGKTVLICSHILSEVRAVCTTLGIISQGKLVAKGSVEKVEDELIRQSGTRQKIVIKSINPELYEEIESIKNPDILGVERTKDGIEISVQTDIRPLLAEKLKDHCSGITEMYLDRPGLEDLFLKVYRRE